A window of Chaetodon trifascialis isolate fChaTrf1 chromosome 3, fChaTrf1.hap1, whole genome shotgun sequence genomic DNA:
CACCCACAGCCAGCATGAGCACCAGTAAGGCTCCCAGTCGCAGCACTGCAGTGTGCAACAGGGCATCTGTTCCAGTCTGCCGATTCTGATCCTCTGtgcagaatgaaagaaaaaggtaTTTTATGCTCACAGCAGAGTGTCTCTTGAGTAGTGTCATGCCTTCTTGTGCTCTGAGATGTGGGCTGTGTTTTTTATATAATTTGaaaggttttgtttgtgttttctaatgTTACTTTTAAGGTCTCACTTCATATTCATTACTTGGTTTACTTTGTTTTCAGGTACTGTAAGGCCTGCCTTTTAGTTATTAGCATCAACATTAACATCATAGTTTTTGGGCTCCTGAGCTACATTAATGGCCACTTGGAACAGGTGTtagttttgttctgttttttcatttgctgtctgTTGTGACTGGACTGACTTGTGTCTCTGTTATTTGTCGCTGTGCATGGGTGACCATACTGGTTTAATTCTTCAAAAACCTGTCCTGACAGTCACCTTGCATGTAGACCACCAACATAGTGTAGCAGAGTGCCAATGGAGTCCAAAACTTGAGAGCATCCTTTTGGGACAGGAAGTGGTCATAAACTGTAGTGGCGGAAGCCACAGTTGCTATAGCCAAGGCCAAGACAACCGCTCTTTGTAGTTTTGCCAGTATGGCGTGTCCGGAGGTCAGGAGGGTGATGCACTTCCCACAGTAACGCTCTGTGCTATGTAGCGGGTAGCGTCTGGCCACATGGCTCCACAGACTGTGGCTGACACTTGCTAGTGCccagctgagagcagctgccAGAAACAAGCTGAGGGAGCTGTGTGGAGCCCCCTGATGGAGGAAGACCAGAGTACAGGTGAGACCGCAACCCAAGGAGAACTGGCTCTGGATTAGGAGCAGGTCTGGGCCTCTGCCATTGACATCCTAGACACAGGAGCGTGAATGAAAGTAGATCAGATCAGTGTATGCTTAACACACGAATGAACACAGATAGCAACAAGCTTAAATCAATGTGTTATCAGCTGTTCTGTTCGTGTATCTGAGGCACTCACCAGCCCTGCTGATGCCCAGGCTGAAACAGCTCTGAGAGAAAACTCCAGCACTATCAGAGAGGACACCCTCGAGCCCACCACAGACAGGACGACCACAAGGGACCAGAACTGGACAACTGTTCTCCACCTCCCACTCAGAGGATTACCAGGAGAGGACGAACTCtgttcactttcagtttcagaCTCAGAATCACTGTATGGAGGGAAAATTAGACAATGATTACACTGCACATACAAAACTTAcatatgtttaatattttccctcttttttacAGAACAAACTCACCTGCATGTTTGAATGAAGTGGTAGACCCTCAGCAAATTGCACAGAACCGATATTCCACATGCACCCACTAGACCTTAAAAACAAGAATGCACCACAACCAAAACACATGCATATAAAAAAACTACTTTACACtgagaatttgttttttttttattgccatGAAGAAGGAAAACAGCAAACTCACCTTGAAAAAAACAGTCTAGTGGGTTTGAATTAAAAGGCGTCCATTCAGGGGTACCCAGGATCCAGGAGAAGGGAagaaacatttttatgttttcctcgTCTCAACAAGGACACTATGATCTCTCACTCATGCTGCTTCAGTCCAAGAACCTCATCAGAAACTACAACTTCAGCTAACACTGAATTCCTGTGAGCCAAACCGTTCACCTTGCCTTTATTTCTTCCTGCTGATGAGGTCCGAGTGAGCCCAAAGCTCTCAGTTCAAAAGGTCAAATGTgatttgagtgtgtttgtcagtttaaTCATTTCCTGATGAAAGAGGCTGAAAATCCTCTCACAAACATGATTAGTCTCACAGAGCTCCCTGGGTCAAAGTAAAATCACACTTTGCTTACAATGCATCTTAGATATCACACATGTCAAAGATGCAGTGCTTGTGTtcaagaggaaacaaaaacagacatattAAACACgtttcatacaaaaaaaactttattattattattattattaatatcaaCTGCTGTTCAAAGGCTTGACATACCCGTTGATGAAAACCTCAAATCAAACGGCAGTCTTGGCTTTAGATATGAGTGGTTCATACctcaggaaacaaaaacattcccatcagaTGTCTTTCTTTACATATAACAGACAAGGCCACTGGAGTGCAACTGTGACACATTCCAAACATGGAAAACAGAGCTTAT
This region includes:
- the LOC139327779 gene encoding transmembrane protein 82-like; its protein translation is MFLPFSWILGTPEWTPFNSNPLDCFFQGLVGACGISVLCNLLRVYHFIQTCSDSESETESEQSSSSPGNPLSGRWRTVVQFWSLVVVLSVVGSRVSSLIVLEFSLRAVSAWASAGLDVNGRGPDLLLIQSQFSLGCGLTCTLVFLHQGAPHSSLSLFLAAALSWALASVSHSLWSHVARRYPLHSTERYCGKCITLLTSGHAILAKLQRAVVLALAIATVASATTVYDHFLSQKDALKFWTPLALCYTMLVVYMQEDQNRQTGTDALLHTAVLRLGALLVLMLAVGDWSDVFHVLITFLGEAVCLLPSQDLLKAALKEEEDTSLNESSHKTRERTRKTSSGDN